Below is a genomic region from Streptosporangium album.
GCGACCGTAAAGTGTCTGCAACAGCACGTCACTGGCACTTTCTACGAGCCATTTCCGAAAGTGCCAGTGACGGTTATGTGTGCGTCAGTACGGCAGCCGGATAGCGTCCGCCAAGTCGCGCACCTCGGGGGTGAGGGAACGGCGTCGCTCGATGACCGCCGTGAGAATGTCACGGGCGTACCGCTGCGTCAGAATCCATTCGGGGGCGCGCTGGCGCACGTCCTGCAGCACCTGGATGCCTTCACTGAGTCATTGTCAGCAACCGGCGTTCACGCTGGGTGACAGCTGCTTGTGAGCTTGCTCCCGGTGGAAGAGGACGAGCGCCGCGGCGACGATACCGCCGATCTTCCAAGGGCACTTGCTGACGTTCCGCAGTGCCTTGAACCGCATCTTGAGCTGGGCGTTCGCTCGTTCGGCGAGGGCTCGGAGCGCACCGTGGACCTTGTTGTACTGGATCTGATCGTCGGTGAGTGTGCCACCCCGAGACCTCTTGTACGGCAGGCGAAACCCCATACCCGCATCGACGTAGCCGAGGTCGGCCAACGTGATCAGCCCGTCCTCGGCGGCCTTGGCCAGCGGGTCGAGGAGGCCGTGCAGGCGGGCACAGGTGAGATCGTGTTCACGGCCGGGCCGTACCTCAGAAGTCCACAGCGGGTCGCCGCCGGGGCTGGACAGGACCTGAATGTTGCCGCCGTGCTGCTTGTGTTTTCCACTCCACCACAGGTCGGCGCCGTTCGGGCCCAGGGCGCGGCAGCGGTCGGTTTCGATCAGCGTGCCATCCAGATGCAGGTGGGTGTAGCCGGCGGCCTTCGCCGCCGTGAGCGCCTCCTGTAGCGTCGGCGCCTGGGCCTTCAATACGGTGACCCCTTCTTCGACGTACCGATCACAGGTCGCGTGCGAGATGGCGTTATCGGCGGCCGGCCGGGCGATCCGAGCGCCGTCCACCAGCCAGCGGATGATCAGAACGGCCTGCTTGAACTCGCCCAGCGCCCGAGTGCCCGCGCGGGTGCGGCGCCGTACCCGCTCGGCGCGCAACAGCCCGGCCAGAAACAGCACAACCTCGCGCGGCATGTCCAACTCGGCTGTGTAGGTGATACTGGAGGTCACGTGAAGCCCTTGTGTGCGGTGCGGTGGATCCTTCGACAAGACCCACCCCTACCAGGGGCTTCACGCTTTTCTCTACTTGATCACTCCCACGCCCGCCGTGATCGGCTACACACGGTCATCGACCGTTGCTGACAGCGTCTCAGTGTTCTACCGCGTCCCCCGGATGGGTGTTGAGCGCCTGGCTGATGATGGCGGCCCGTTCGGGTTCGACATCACCACCGCGCTGGCCGTCGATGACCTGATCACTCTGTATGGCTGTGACGCGGTCGTTGAGACCGGCTGTCACCTCGGCGACACCACGCACTACCTGGCCCGCCGCTACCCCAGCCTGCCGGTCTACTCCTGCGACCTCGACCCTGCGTACGCGGCCTTCACTCGACACCGCGTTGCCGGGCACCGCAACGCGCGTGTCGAGCATGTGGATTCGCCCGCGCTGGTGGCGGCCGCCGCGGGTATCCATGAGCGGCCGTTGTTCTTCCTGGACGCCCATTGGGGCCCGGACTGGCCGCTGGCACGCGAGCTCGCCGCCGTCGCCGCTGGCGTTGTGGTCATTCACGACTTCGACATCGGTCACCCGCGGTTCGCCTTCGATGTCTACGGCGACCTGGTGTGCGGGCCGGCCATGTTGGCCGCGATGTCCCGGCCGCCGGAGGTGTACTTCACCCCGGACCCGGCGGCGGACTGGCCGTTGCCGTGCCTGCAGACGCGGCGTCGCGCCGGCGTCGGCATCCTCACGGTCGGTCTCGACACCGCGCCGCTGCAGAAGCATCCCCACCTGACCACCCGATACCTGGAGAGGGCAGTGACGCCATGAGTACGGCACTCGCGGACCCGATGACGGAGCTGGGCGGCATGCCGTTCCTGGATGACTCCTTCGCTCCCGGGCGGCTCCTGGCGCTCGTCCTGGCGTTGCGCCACCACGAAGCAG
It encodes:
- a CDS encoding HARBI1 family protein encodes the protein MPREVVLFLAGLLRAERVRRRTRAGTRALGEFKQAVLIIRWLVDGARIARPAADNAISHATCDRYVEEGVTVLKAQAPTLQEALTAAKAAGYTHLHLDGTLIETDRCRALGPNGADLWWSGKHKQHGGNIQVLSSPGGDPLWTSEVRPGREHDLTCARLHGLLDPLAKAAEDGLITLADLGYVDAGMGFRLPYKRSRGGTLTDDQIQYNKVHGALRALAERANAQLKMRFKALRNVSKCPWKIGGIVAAALVLFHREQAHKQLSPSVNAGC